The window TATGTGTATGCGAAACCGGGGGTGAAGCTCCAGTTGTCGTTGATATTGAACTTGTACTGTCCTTCAAAGCCCCATGCTTTGTACTCTGCTACGTTTATGTAAGCGGCTTCACCCATCCAACTGTCGGTGTTCCATATGATTTTATCTTCCATATCCATATAGAACGCTCCGAGTTTCCATGGGTTTTTCGCTTTTTCATCTTTTATTCCGATGTCATAAGTCCAACCCTGTTCTGGTTTAAGATTCGGGCTTTGGATAGCTCCCCATCCTTCATACAAGATTTGAGAAAGTGTCGGCATCATGTAGTATCTTCCCGCTGTTAAATAGAGAAGTTTACCCTTCGGTGATTCCCAATTTAGGGATAGACGCGGTATAAATTCGCTTACGTTGTCCGCATCATCGACGTTCCAGCTTTCATAGCGCAAACCAAGACCTAAGTTTGCCTGGCCGAGAGGGATTGAGGCCTCTACATATGGGGCGATTCCGCTTCTATCCTTGTCGTAATTCAGCTTAGATGCATTTACGTCATAGGTTCTTCCGTTCTGCTTCTGCCAATCGAAGCCATAGACAAAGGGAACGTTGAAGAGTTCTTGTTTGCGGTTGAAGGTAACTCCTATTGATTTACTGTCGTATTGGTTGTGATCCCATCCGCTGTCTGAGTCTTTGTTGTCTGTACGATAGTAAATTCTTCCTGTA of the Synergistaceae bacterium genome contains:
- a CDS encoding TonB-dependent receptor, which produces EWGDFLSHYEYDKVPNWQKNDYARVSLNYSDGINTGRIYYRTDNKDSDSGWDHNQYDSKSIGVTFNRKQELFNVPFVYGFDWQKQNGRTYDVNASKLNYDKDRSGIAPYVEASIPLGQANLGLGLRYESWNVDDADNVSEFIPRLSLNWESPKGKLLYLTAGRYYMMPTLSQILYEGWGAIQSPNLKPEQGWTYDIGIKDEKAKNPWKLGAFYMDMEDKIIWNTDSWMGEAAYINVAEYKAWGFEGQYKFNINDNWSFTPGFAYTYAEEKADSSADWVRSSTPRMDISAFLNYKQDKWRAELAAHYYGDRVVDKKSTGKFANDDEDIFLVNATVAWDVFENQTLRLTCTNIFDKEFIISSSGYINPERKIIASWECKF